The DNA sequence TCAGCGCGCGGTCGAGATGCTCGCGGCCCTCCTGGTGCGACAAGACGGCGACAGGCCGGCGGCCGCTGCGTCCCCCGACCAGAGGGGCCTGAGCCCTCGCCGTCAAGGAAGGAGATACCCCATGGCGATCAGCAAGAAAGCTTCACTCCGAAGGACATCGCCGGAGCGAGAAGCCGCCGGCGAGCGGGCCGCCACTCGCAGCGCCCAGCGCCAGAAGGCCGCGGGCGCCGCAGCGAGCGAGACGCAGAACGTACGGCAGTTCGCCAAGACGCGCATGGCGGCTATCCGGGCTCACACCCAGGCGCGAGGGCAGCGGCGCCAAGCCCAGCGCGACTCCCGCTGAGACCGGAGAAGCGATCGGCCGTGACCTACCGGCTGACCGCGTGGCGCCGCGGGCTCAACCGCCTGGTCCGCGCCCTCCTCTACATGGGGCTGGGTCCGCGACACACCTATCTGCTGAGCGTGCGGGGGCGCCGGACCGGCCGGCTCCACTCGACCCCGGTGACGCTGGTGGAGGCGGCAGAGGCCCGTTGGCTCGTGGCGCCCTACGGCGAGGTTGGCTGGGTGCGCAACGCCCGCGCCGCCGGCGAGGTCACGCTCCGGCGTGGCCGCCGCTCGGAGACCGTCGGGCTGGCCGCCGTGGAGCCGCAGGAAGCCGGCGGCGTGCTGAAGCGGTACGCCACCGAAGTGCCCATCACCCGCCCCTTCTTCGAGGCGAGGCCGACCTCCCCGGTGGAGGCCTTCGTGACGGAGGCCTCGCGCCACCCGGTGTTCCGCATCGCCCCCCGGGGGAGTGCCGCGCCCCCGGGACGGTGAGTGGACGACGGGCCTCGGGGCGGCGTATATTCCACCTCGGACGGATGACCCGCAGGCCAACAATCACCGGGGACACTCCCAGGAGAGCTCCATGCGCACCTACTACGACATCAAGCTGAGCGACCGCACCGTCGCCGGGCGGGACCTCGAGGGCGAGGCCATCGTCAGGGCCGGGCGCTACCTGATCGCCAGGACGCTGCTCGACCTCGGCGCGGCCACGGTGGCTCCGCTCTCGCCGCAGAACCCACTGATCTTCTCGGCCGGCCCCTTCGCCGGCACGACCTTCTCCAACGCCAACCGCACCAGCATCGGCTGCAAGAGCCCGCTCACGGGCGGGGTCAAGGAGGCGAATGCCGGCGGCACCCTGAGCTACGGGCTGGGGCAGCTCCGGATCGCCGGGTTCACGCTCCTCGACGCCTCGCCGCACTGGGTGGTCATCCACTTCAAGAAGGACGGCGGCATCGCCTTCGACGACGGCGCGCCGTATCTGGGCAAGGGCAACTTCGAGGCCGCCCGCATGCTGCACGCCCGGTACGGCAAGAAGGTGAGCCTCGCCCTCTGCGGGCCGGTGGGCGAGTACCAGGGCCTGCTGGCGGGCATCGCCATCAGCGACAAGGACAACCGGCCCTCCCGCCTGGCGGCACGCGGCGGGGTGGGCGCGGTCATGGGGGCCAAGAAGGTCAAGGCCATCGTGGTGGACCTGGACCGCATCCCGCCCCTCGAGGACAGGAAGAAGGTCAACGCCAGCATCAAGGACTACGCGCGGATGCTGCAGGCCGACGGCGTCGTGGCGAACTTCTACGCCAAGCTCGGCACCATGGGCATGGCCGATGTCCAGAACCAGCTGGGTGGACTGCCGGTGCGCAACTTCAGCGCCGGCCAGCAGGCCAACCTCTCGGCGGGCGAGACGTTCAAGATGGGCGCCGAGTACATCGGCCCCCTCAACACCTCCCGCGGCGGCGAGCAGACCCATCCCTGCATGCCCGGCTGCGTGATCCAGTGCAGCAACGTGTACCACGACGCCGGCGGCAGGGAGGTGGTCTCCCCGGTGGAGTACGAGACGCTGGGGTTGCTCGGGACGAACTGCGGCATCAGCGACCCGGACGACCTGGCGGGGCTCAACTTCATCGCCAACGACCTGGGCGTGGACACGATCGAGCTGGGCGCGATGCTCGGGGTGCTCATGGAGGCCGGCCTCGGGAAGTTCGGCGACGTGCGGTTCATGACCGACTGCCTGGCCGAGATCCGCCAGGGCACCGAGCCGGGGCGCCTCTGGGCCCAGGGCACGGCGCGCGTCGGCCAGCAATACCATGTCCGCCGCGTGCCTGTGATCAAGAAGCAGTCCATCAGCGCCTACGATCCCCGGGTCGTGGAGGCCACGGGCATCTCGATGATGGCCACGGCCCAGGGCGCCGACCACACCGTCGGCAACCTGCCGCGGCTCAAGACGCGGGAGATGGACGCGGAGTCGCTCATCAGCCAGAGCCTGCTCCACCAGACCCAACACCGAGTTCCTGACCGGCGCCCTCAACGCCGCCCACGGGACCCACCTCACCGCGGACTTCTTCGAGGCCCTCGGCCGCGAGACGTTGCGCCTGGAGCACGAGTTCAATCGCCGGGCCGGCTTCACCGAGAAGGACGACGAGCTGCCCGAGTTCTTCTACAGCGAGCCGGTGCCGCCCACCGACCGCGTGGCGCGCTTCCACGGGGCCGAGGTCCACGGCATGTACGACCGCCTGCCCGTGGAGGCGGGATCCCGATGAGATACGGCTTCGCGCTCTTCGCCGGCATCGCCCCCGAGGTCATCCGCGCCGCCGCGCGCGAGGCCGAGGGGCTCGGCTACGACTCGTTCTGGGTGAACCACCCTGGCGCCATCGACGGCCTGGCCGCGCTCGCCGAGGCGGCGCGCGCGACCGAGCGCATCGAGCTCGGCATCGGCGTGATCCCGCTCCACACGCGCGGCCCGGCGAGCATCGTCCAGGGCGTGCGCGGCAACGATCTGCCTCCCGCGCGGCTCCTGCTCGGGGTGGGGAGCCCGAACCCGGACGCCCTCAAGCGCGTGCGGGCCGGGATCGCCGAGCTCAGGGCCCGGCTCGCGGTGCGCCTCGTCGTGGCCGCCCTCGGGCCCCAGATGTGTCGCCTCGCCGGCGAGGTGGCTGACGGGGTGCTCTTCAACTGGCTCACTCCCGAGCATGCGCGCCTGTCGGCCGGGTGGGTGCGGGCCGGCGCTGCCGCCGCGGGGCGGCAGCCGCCCAGGCTCTCTGCGTATGTCCGCGTTGCGCTCGGTTCCGGCGCGAGCGACCGTCTGGCCGAGGAGGGTGCGCGGTATGCGGCGATCCCCGCGTACGGGAGCCACTTCGCGCGCATGGGAGTGAAGCCCGTGGACACCGCCGTCGCCGCCCAGAGCCCGGAGGCCATCGCGGCCGCCCTTGGGAAGTGGGCCGGCGCCGTCGACGAGGTCGTGCTCCGCGCCCTCACCGCGGGCGACACCGTGGAGGAGACCCTGACGCTCCTCCGGGCGGCCAAGCAGGCGTGAGGCGGATTGCCGCTGGTCAGCCGCGCCGGGACACGCCGAAGGACGCCAGCTTCGCCCGGGAAAGGCGCTTCACCTCGATCCACAGCCGGCCCAGGCCCAGCAGGAGGAAGAGGAGGAGCAGGTTGGCGACCGCGTAGCGCCACCAGCTGTTGAAGCGGAGGTGCAGGTACTGGTTCACCAGCGTCAGGACGATCAGCTGATGGACGAAATAGAGGAAGAGAGCGGTCCGGCCCAGCGTTGCCAGCCATGTCAGCCGGAGGCCTCGCACCTCGCCGCCGTAGTAGAAGAGGGCCATGAGGACGAAGGTCATGCCGATCACCCAGACCGCCGTCGCCCCGCGCGGCGTCCAGTGCCGGTTGAGGATGAAGTCGCGCTTGAACATGAAGCGGTACTCGGTGTGCGCCCACGCGTCGTACGCGAATAGCCACGCGATGCACACGAGGCCGGCCGCGGCGATGGCGAGCATGTAGCGGGCACGGCGGCGCGCGTCGGGTTGTTCCACCCAGAGCTGCCCGAGCACGAGGCCGAAGAGGACGAGGGCGACCCAGGGCCAGGGCGGAAACTCGAAGAAGAGGACGCGCGAGCCCATGGGATGGGCGGCCACCCAGTCGCCCAGCGGGCCAAAGCACCAGCCGAAGGACAGGTACACGAGCACCGCCGTGGCCACGACCACGTAGCGCGCCACCCGAGAACGCAGGAGGAGACCGACGGGGGCCGCCACGATGATGCCGAGCCCGATCGTCTGCAGAACCCCATTGTTCCAGAACGGATCCTCGGGGAAGACCAGCACGTTCAGGAGGAGGCCGGCCAGGATGATGCGGCCGCCGCGCTTCGCGTACTTCCAGAGCGTGGGGAGCAGCTGCTCGGTGACGCGGCCGCGGACCTTCCCGAGCGACAGCGGCAGGCAGAAGCCGACCAGGAAGAGAAAGGTCGGCGCGGCCACGGCCATGGTCACGTAGATGGAGTAGTACCACGGCCACCCCATGGAGCGGTCCTGCCACCAGCGCCCCGTGTGGTTGACCACCATGAAGACCAGGGCGAAGCCGCGGAGGGCATCCAGGAACACCAGGCGCCCGGAGGCCGGGCGCGCGCCTGCCTCGTTCATGCTCGCTTCCTCTCTCCACGCCCCCAGAGCGAGCATACAACGTGTCCCGCGCGACGTGAGGTCGTGCGGGCTGCTCCCGGCCGCCCTCTTCGGACATAGGGGCTCGACGCGGACACCGTCGGGGGCGCCCACTTGACAGCGAGCCACTTTGGGCCGATTCTCGGCCCAGCGGGCCGCACCGAATCCACACCAACGTGGAGGCATCACGATGAGCGCAGTCACTCGACGGGATGTGCTGAGACTGGGCGGCGCGGCCGCCGCGGCGGGGCTGGGCCTCCCGGCCGTCCTCCGGGCCCAGCAGAGAGAGGTCCCCATGCTGGGCCTCTGGTCCTTCACCGGCGCCTTCTCCGACGTGGGCCCCGTCCTCGACCGGGGGATGAAGCTGGCCCTCGACGAGCGCGGGATGAAGATCCAGGGCAAGACGATCAAGTACATCACCCGCGACGACGAGACCAAGGCGGGCAGCGCCACGCGGCGCGCCGAGGAAGCCGTGGATGCCGAGGGCGTGAAGTACATCATCGGCCCCTGGTCCTCCGGCGTCGCCTTGGCAGTCTCGGAGGTGGCCAAGCGGAAGAAGGTCTTCCACTACTTCAGCGGCGGCACCGAGGACATCTCGGGCGCGCGCTGCCACCGCTACTCGTTCCAGTGGGCGGCGAGCCCCTACACGGCCGCGAAGACCGTGGTGGACACCTTCATGCAGGCCAACCCCAGGGCCAAGCGCTGGCACCTGCTGGTGGCCGACTACGCCTTCGGCTGGTCGGTAGAGAAGTACATCAAGGAAGTGGGCAAGGGGCACGGCATCGAGTTCGTCGGCGCCGACCGGCACCCGCTCGGCGAGCGCGAGTTCTCCAACTACGTGACCAAGGCGGCGGGGAACAAGCCCGACGTGGTCGCCATGATCAACTTCGGGCTGGACGCCGTCACCGGCGCCCGCGAGATCTTCAACTTCGGGCTCACACCCAAGATCCCGCTCATCATGACCTGGTCCTCGGGTGTCGAGGAGCTCGTCCAGCTCGCCCCGGAGATCCGGGAGAACATCTGGGTCGGCTCGAACTTCTACTACACGGCCGACACGCCGGTGGCGCGCGAGTTCGTGAAGAGCTACCAGGCCAAGTTCGGCGGCCCTCCCGGCTACGCGCCGGCCGCCGCCTACGGCATGACACGGATGTTGCTGCACGCCATGGACAAGGCCAAGTCCACCGAGGTCCCGGACGTGATCAAGGCCCTCGAGGGCCTCGAGGTGGACGACCTGGTCGGGCGCATGCGCGTGGACCCGAAGACCCACCAGACGCTGCGCCCGTTCTTCTTCATGCGCTGCAAGAAAAAGGGTGCGATGAAGCACCCCATGGACTTCGCCGACATCGTCGCGACGGGCTCCACGCCGCTGCCGGCGGCGTACGCGGCCTGCAAGGACATCGGAAGCCTCTGACAGCGAGTACACCTCGCTCGTCG is a window from the Candidatus Rokuibacteriota bacterium genome containing:
- a CDS encoding LLM class flavin-dependent oxidoreductase; amino-acid sequence: MRYGFALFAGIAPEVIRAAAREAEGLGYDSFWVNHPGAIDGLAALAEAARATERIELGIGVIPLHTRGPASIVQGVRGNDLPPARLLLGVGSPNPDALKRVRAGIAELRARLAVRLVVAALGPQMCRLAGEVADGVLFNWLTPEHARLSAGWVRAGAAAAGRQPPRLSAYVRVALGSGASDRLAEEGARYAAIPAYGSHFARMGVKPVDTAVAAQSPEAIAAALGKWAGAVDEVVLRALTAGDTVEETLTLLRAAKQA
- a CDS encoding ABC transporter substrate-binding protein; translated protein: MSAVTRRDVLRLGGAAAAAGLGLPAVLRAQQREVPMLGLWSFTGAFSDVGPVLDRGMKLALDERGMKIQGKTIKYITRDDETKAGSATRRAEEAVDAEGVKYIIGPWSSGVALAVSEVAKRKKVFHYFSGGTEDISGARCHRYSFQWAASPYTAAKTVVDTFMQANPRAKRWHLLVADYAFGWSVEKYIKEVGKGHGIEFVGADRHPLGEREFSNYVTKAAGNKPDVVAMINFGLDAVTGAREIFNFGLTPKIPLIMTWSSGVEELVQLAPEIRENIWVGSNFYYTADTPVAREFVKSYQAKFGGPPGYAPAAAYGMTRMLLHAMDKAKSTEVPDVIKALEGLEVDDLVGRMRVDPKTHQTLRPFFFMRCKKKGAMKHPMDFADIVATGSTPLPAAYAACKDIGSL
- a CDS encoding DUF1624 domain-containing protein translates to MNEAGARPASGRLVFLDALRGFALVFMVVNHTGRWWQDRSMGWPWYYSIYVTMAVAAPTFLFLVGFCLPLSLGKVRGRVTEQLLPTLWKYAKRGGRIILAGLLLNVLVFPEDPFWNNGVLQTIGLGIIVAAPVGLLLRSRVARYVVVATAVLVYLSFGWCFGPLGDWVAAHPMGSRVLFFEFPPWPWVALVLFGLVLGQLWVEQPDARRRARYMLAIAAAGLVCIAWLFAYDAWAHTEYRFMFKRDFILNRHWTPRGATAVWVIGMTFVLMALFYYGGEVRGLRLTWLATLGRTALFLYFVHQLIVLTLVNQYLHLRFNSWWRYAVANLLLLFLLLGLGRLWIEVKRLSRAKLASFGVSRRG
- a CDS encoding nitroreductase family deazaflavin-dependent oxidoreductase encodes the protein MGLGPRHTYLLSVRGRRTGRLHSTPVTLVEAAEARWLVAPYGEVGWVRNARAAGEVTLRRGRRSETVGLAAVEPQEAGGVLKRYATEVPITRPFFEARPTSPVEAFVTEASRHPVFRIAPRGSAAPPGR